Proteins from a genomic interval of Actinoalloteichus hymeniacidonis:
- a CDS encoding AfsR/SARP family transcriptional regulator produces the protein MTVEFKILGETRILVGGTPVELKRNRVRCLLALLLLHANTTVSRDRLLHLVWSSSTAVDSSQVDRSSLQDHIKLVRRSIKNLPASLSSVGAGYRLDVEKKLIDYHRFGDVLAAARSVGVGRDPARVRDLLAPVVDLWDAQPLLDLKSQRAESLREEMIKDRFLPACLLLAESHLALGHPGDVLALFDRVEAAHDVDQRFAVARIDALIGLGRHEDAASLCERTLEDLSKRGRFIGPEIQARQELLRPSPQSSVRPAPIPVAVEMPRPQQLPQASNLVGRADLLAKLDDAMPAEHEPISGVIVLHSAGGCGKTALAVTWAHRPPQLARFPDGRLFVDLEGYGPGRPADSGQVLADFLVSFGVDPDAIPARLDQRVDRLRELLAGKRVLAILDNARDEAHIRPLLDALSGCHILVTSRNRFEDLTVHYGAEEIEVGPLTVESSRRYLTRGIGSPRAVGDPMAFNALIDLCGGIPLALRILRARASKQRSTPLAALLEEEPRHLLEYGSNRPLSVVFSGSYEVLGPETRWLFRSLGGHPGAIFGVEAAAAVADLSAEATRRNLELLVEAHLIEPEVRGRYRFHDLLREYAVGLLDLDPTGQERTAVVRRILDWYLLVARNAESVINPTRELDPLPGEVSTLQLLTFSGVDDAMGWFEREGPNLFAAVEAGHTCGMDAQTWRIANTFGDVFYRLGQADRATRALETALASARRIRENEPAAEFKVLNNLGFSYMNQRRNSDAFRVFRLAYSGFERMDHAEGMASILANLAFLETRIGDPQQAVVLAEKSLDIYTRLNKILEVGQLRVVLGIVYRMVGDRSNAIGSLWLAVGIGREIDALQVTGDGLLELSVVYLEMKEIDLSVSCASDALALLTQVKSGPRIAAAHLALAKALYGQSDLVAAERHAGAAVHLLRLRPDAEAAVRALEILSDVLIAQDRLAEAREATGLAIELLAAGHPLQADLRSKLAALGTTSPR, from the coding sequence GTGACGGTCGAGTTCAAAATTCTTGGAGAGACCAGGATTCTCGTCGGTGGCACACCGGTCGAGTTGAAGAGAAACAGAGTCCGATGTCTTCTCGCTCTGCTGTTGTTGCATGCAAATACAACGGTGAGCCGGGATCGGTTGCTGCACTTGGTGTGGTCCTCTTCCACCGCTGTGGATTCCAGTCAAGTCGATCGATCTTCGCTTCAAGATCATATTAAGTTGGTGCGGCGATCGATCAAGAACCTGCCTGCGAGTCTCAGTTCGGTGGGAGCGGGTTATCGGTTGGATGTCGAGAAAAAGTTGATCGACTATCACCGCTTCGGTGACGTGTTGGCTGCGGCGCGTAGTGTCGGTGTTGGAAGGGATCCCGCGCGGGTACGCGATCTACTCGCACCTGTCGTCGATCTCTGGGACGCGCAGCCGCTGCTCGATCTGAAGAGTCAGCGGGCAGAATCCCTGCGCGAGGAGATGATCAAGGATCGATTTCTTCCTGCCTGCCTGCTGTTGGCGGAAAGCCATCTCGCCTTGGGCCACCCTGGCGATGTCCTGGCGCTATTCGACCGGGTCGAAGCTGCCCACGACGTCGACCAGCGTTTCGCGGTGGCCCGGATTGACGCTCTCATCGGCCTCGGCAGACACGAGGATGCCGCGAGCCTGTGCGAGCGGACCCTAGAGGATCTCTCGAAACGAGGGCGATTCATCGGGCCGGAGATTCAGGCCCGGCAGGAACTGCTTCGTCCATCTCCGCAATCGAGTGTGCGCCCCGCGCCCATCCCCGTCGCAGTCGAGATGCCGCGACCGCAGCAACTGCCCCAGGCGAGCAACCTCGTCGGGCGTGCCGATCTGCTGGCCAAGCTTGACGACGCGATGCCAGCGGAGCATGAGCCGATCTCCGGCGTGATCGTCCTGCATTCCGCAGGAGGGTGTGGCAAGACGGCTCTTGCGGTGACCTGGGCCCACCGCCCGCCTCAGCTGGCCCGCTTTCCGGACGGACGGCTCTTCGTCGATCTCGAGGGCTACGGTCCGGGTCGCCCGGCGGACTCCGGTCAGGTATTGGCTGACTTCCTGGTGAGTTTCGGTGTCGATCCCGACGCCATTCCCGCCAGGCTTGATCAGCGTGTGGACCGCCTCCGCGAGCTCCTTGCGGGGAAGCGGGTCTTGGCGATCCTGGACAACGCCCGCGACGAGGCCCACATCCGTCCTCTCCTGGATGCTCTGTCGGGATGCCACATCCTTGTGACGAGTCGCAACCGCTTCGAAGATCTCACCGTCCACTACGGCGCCGAGGAGATCGAGGTGGGTCCACTCACGGTTGAGTCCAGCCGCCGGTACCTCACAAGGGGAATCGGGTCGCCGCGTGCGGTCGGCGACCCGATGGCCTTCAACGCTCTGATCGATCTCTGCGGCGGGATCCCGCTTGCGCTGCGCATCCTCAGGGCGCGCGCATCGAAGCAGCGCTCGACGCCGTTGGCGGCGTTACTCGAAGAGGAGCCGAGGCATTTGCTGGAATACGGCTCAAACAGGCCGTTGTCTGTGGTCTTCTCGGGGTCCTACGAGGTGCTCGGTCCTGAGACGCGGTGGTTGTTCCGCAGCCTTGGCGGCCATCCGGGCGCCATCTTCGGGGTGGAGGCGGCGGCGGCCGTCGCCGATCTGAGTGCCGAAGCCACCCGACGTAACTTGGAGCTGTTGGTAGAGGCGCATCTCATCGAGCCGGAGGTGCGCGGGAGGTACCGTTTTCACGACCTCTTGCGGGAGTACGCGGTTGGGCTGCTGGATCTCGATCCCACGGGCCAGGAGCGAACCGCGGTGGTGCGGCGGATCCTCGATTGGTATCTGCTCGTGGCGCGCAACGCCGAGTCGGTGATCAACCCGACCAGAGAGCTGGATCCGTTGCCCGGCGAGGTCTCCACCCTCCAGCTACTCACCTTCTCCGGGGTCGATGACGCGATGGGATGGTTCGAGCGGGAAGGCCCCAACCTGTTCGCCGCCGTCGAAGCAGGGCATACCTGCGGTATGGACGCGCAGACGTGGCGAATAGCGAACACCTTCGGCGATGTCTTTTATCGATTGGGACAGGCAGACCGGGCTACCCGCGCACTGGAGACGGCCCTGGCCTCGGCCCGGCGGATTCGAGAAAACGAGCCTGCCGCCGAGTTCAAGGTGCTGAACAATCTGGGATTCTCCTACATGAACCAGCGGCGAAATAGCGACGCATTTCGGGTGTTCCGGCTGGCATATTCGGGTTTCGAGCGAATGGATCATGCTGAAGGGATGGCCAGCATCCTAGCTAATCTGGCATTCCTGGAGACCAGAATCGGGGATCCGCAGCAAGCGGTGGTGTTAGCTGAGAAATCTTTGGACATCTATACCCGACTGAATAAAATTTTGGAGGTTGGTCAGCTGCGCGTCGTGCTCGGTATTGTCTATCGGATGGTCGGGGATAGATCCAACGCGATCGGATCATTGTGGCTCGCCGTGGGTATCGGACGTGAAATCGACGCCCTTCAGGTGACGGGAGACGGGCTCCTCGAGTTGAGCGTCGTCTATCTGGAAATGAAGGAAATCGACCTTTCCGTTAGCTGCGCTTCTGACGCACTCGCGCTGCTGACACAGGTCAAGAGCGGTCCTCGCATCGCGGCGGCGCACCTGGCGCTGGCAAAGGCGCTGTACGGGCAGTCCGATCTCGTGGCGGCCGAACGGCATGCGGGTGCGGCGGTGCATCTGCTCCGACTTCGCCCCGATGCGGAGGCTGCCGTCCGCGCGCTGGAAATCCTGTCCGACGTGCTCATCGCACAGGATCGATTAGCGGAGGCACGCGAGGCGACCGGGCTTGCCATCGAACTGCTGGCGGCGGGGCACCCGCTTCAGGCGGACCTGCGCTCCAAGCTGGCGGCTCTCGGGACGACTTCCCCTCGATAG
- a CDS encoding DUF397 domain-containing protein produces the protein MATPNYPTWRKTSRSNGQGGECIEIGSAPGWVGIRDTKNRDGGTLVVDRAVFGAFLAAVKRH, from the coding sequence ATGGCAACTCCGAACTATCCGACGTGGCGAAAGACGAGTCGGAGCAACGGCCAGGGCGGCGAATGCATCGAGATCGGTTCGGCCCCGGGCTGGGTCGGCATCCGCGATACCAAGAACCGTGACGGTGGGACCTTAGTGGTCGATCGTGCCGTGTTCGGTGCCTTCCTTGCTGCGGTGAAGAGACACTGA
- the cas7e gene encoding type I-E CRISPR-associated protein Cas7/Cse4/CasC, with the protein MIIELHLLQSFPVSNLNRDDMGQPKTATFGGVPRGRISSQCLKRSARQLFGKNGLREDETGVRTKRLLHQAAVTFVEKGYTEEDARLIVEEGLATLGFGIDRSTQLTEYLLFVGREASSFLAQYCIDRQSELEVKVTERKDAAAKATQKKTTAKDGAKPAVKAAKTKPSKEQVAAASHILDARKVADIALFGRMIADNKGFNVDAASQVAHAISTHAVATEFDYYTAVDDEKPEDSAGADMIGTVDFNSACYYRYANVDLGQLLKNLDGDADLLARTASAWLHAFVQARPSGKQNSMAALTMPHTMLGVVRDAGSWNLANAFLKPVDSLDVMTDSTELLLRHFDSLRSFYGDAGIQSVTAATVSGDLPHIDPAEAVPSMAEFANRVLTTAGVASREQDPTAVPAP; encoded by the coding sequence ATGATCATCGAACTGCACCTGCTTCAGTCCTTCCCGGTGAGCAATCTCAATCGGGACGACATGGGCCAACCCAAGACGGCCACCTTCGGGGGTGTCCCGAGGGGGCGGATCTCCAGCCAGTGCTTGAAGCGTTCCGCGCGGCAGCTTTTCGGAAAGAACGGGCTGCGGGAGGACGAGACCGGGGTTCGAACCAAGAGGCTGTTGCACCAGGCGGCGGTGACGTTCGTGGAGAAGGGTTATACGGAAGAGGATGCCAGGCTGATCGTGGAGGAGGGTTTGGCGACGTTGGGCTTCGGCATCGACCGCAGCACCCAGCTCACCGAGTATCTGCTTTTCGTCGGGCGCGAGGCGTCGAGTTTCTTGGCGCAGTACTGCATCGACAGGCAATCGGAACTGGAGGTGAAGGTCACGGAGCGAAAAGACGCCGCCGCGAAAGCAACGCAGAAGAAGACCACAGCCAAGGACGGCGCGAAACCGGCTGTCAAGGCCGCGAAGACCAAACCGTCCAAGGAGCAGGTCGCCGCAGCATCCCACATCCTCGACGCCCGCAAGGTTGCCGACATCGCCCTGTTCGGCCGGATGATCGCCGACAACAAGGGGTTCAACGTCGACGCGGCATCCCAGGTCGCCCATGCCATCTCGACCCACGCCGTGGCCACCGAGTTCGACTACTACACCGCCGTCGACGACGAGAAGCCCGAGGACTCCGCAGGCGCGGACATGATCGGCACCGTCGACTTCAACTCGGCCTGCTATTACCGCTACGCCAACGTGGACCTCGGCCAGCTGCTCAAGAATCTGGACGGCGACGCCGACCTGCTGGCCCGTACCGCGAGCGCCTGGCTGCATGCCTTCGTGCAGGCCCGGCCCAGCGGCAAGCAGAACTCGATGGCCGCATTGACCATGCCGCACACCATGCTCGGCGTGGTCCGAGACGCCGGAAGTTGGAATCTGGCCAACGCGTTCCTCAAGCCAGTGGACAGCCTCGACGTGATGACCGATTCCACCGAACTGCTGCTGCGGCACTTCGACTCGCTGCGCAGCTTCTACGGCGATGCGGGCATCCAGTCGGTCACCGCCGCGACGGTATCCGGCGACCTCCCGCACATCGATCCCGCCGAGGCCGTCCCGAGCATGGCCGAGTTCGCGAACCGGGTGCTGACGACGGCGGGCGTCGCGAGCCGAGAGCAGGACCCGACGGCGGTTCCGGCGCCGTGA
- a CDS encoding tetratricopeptide repeat protein, which yields MVAGALTGQAVQAGLIRGDIHFHSSVGAAPYPPPRQVPHSSGHFTGRVAEIDLLNALRTDHQTRRLVLAMSGLGGVGKSTLARRWLHQIWPHTGDGQFYAELGGFSGGSPASPTKVLAGFLRSMGVGEEQIPADLADRAALFRTLTADKAVAVLLDDAATAAQVRPLLPSSSRSVVVVTSRMRLVGLSLEGCRFVELRPLDESSSVELLTNIVGAQRTDAEPAVTTALARQCAGLPVALSVAGARLAARPRQPIRRLVAELSSSDKRLSRLAVDAMSVDAVFDLSYRNLEPEVAEVYRLVGWHPGREYGAAVIAAVAGLPVDVVEELLAGLAEASMLEEPAEGRFRQHDLLRLHAAAQCDHARGVQWVRAMAEYYLRRAVGADLVVVPLRPRVGPVYATARSAPPAFDSAAAALGWLRLERENLSVVLEQAVQHEWFELAWQLSESLWGLFLHSRRAEESLAAIRLGIDAARRCGHVLGEATLMGQEVFVLLEIGSTDAALQSGTEALTLAHRVGDRQLEASALAHLGEAARKRCHFTDALDYLRRSLDLEEGPGATRGAAFRHRSIARVLLDLDRVDEAIEEFECARRLLTAIPDQVGAARIAMFLGGARLRAGRPTEAESALAEALTVMESGGSPFYQAEAHRGLGEVAEYRGDQAKAEHHYRRALDLYGGARMSPKSEIVQAALERLRVADIDAVGESPGPDTPGSSPTDIL from the coding sequence ATGGTCGCTGGTGCGCTCACGGGGCAAGCGGTACAGGCGGGGCTGATCCGCGGCGACATCCACTTTCATTCGAGCGTTGGCGCCGCACCGTACCCGCCTCCCCGGCAGGTTCCGCATTCGTCCGGCCATTTCACTGGGCGAGTGGCCGAAATCGACCTATTGAATGCTCTACGAACAGATCACCAGACGCGCAGGCTGGTCCTCGCGATGTCAGGGCTCGGTGGGGTGGGAAAGTCGACGTTGGCGAGACGCTGGCTGCACCAGATCTGGCCGCATACTGGAGATGGGCAGTTCTATGCAGAGCTCGGTGGATTCAGCGGCGGCAGCCCGGCATCCCCGACCAAAGTCCTCGCGGGCTTCCTACGTTCGATGGGCGTGGGCGAGGAGCAGATCCCCGCAGACCTAGCGGATCGAGCCGCGCTGTTCCGGACGTTGACGGCCGATAAGGCCGTTGCAGTGTTGTTGGACGACGCGGCCACAGCCGCCCAGGTCCGCCCGCTGCTTCCGTCGTCTTCCCGCAGCGTGGTCGTTGTGACCAGCAGGATGAGGCTCGTCGGGTTGAGCCTGGAAGGCTGCAGATTCGTCGAGCTGAGACCCTTGGACGAGTCGAGTTCGGTGGAGTTGCTCACCAACATCGTCGGCGCGCAGCGAACCGACGCCGAGCCGGCTGTCACCACTGCGTTGGCGCGACAGTGTGCCGGTCTTCCCGTTGCATTGTCGGTGGCGGGCGCCCGATTGGCGGCACGTCCTCGACAACCGATTAGAAGATTGGTAGCGGAGCTGTCTTCGAGTGATAAGCGGCTGTCCCGCCTAGCAGTGGATGCGATGTCGGTCGACGCGGTCTTCGATCTGTCGTATCGGAACCTCGAACCCGAGGTAGCCGAGGTATACCGATTGGTGGGCTGGCATCCGGGGCGGGAGTATGGCGCCGCCGTGATAGCCGCTGTGGCAGGTCTACCGGTGGACGTGGTCGAGGAGTTGCTCGCTGGCCTCGCCGAAGCATCGATGCTCGAGGAGCCGGCCGAAGGTCGATTTCGACAGCATGACCTCCTTCGGCTGCACGCGGCAGCACAATGCGACCATGCCAGGGGTGTGCAATGGGTACGCGCTATGGCGGAGTACTACCTACGGCGGGCAGTAGGCGCTGACCTAGTGGTTGTGCCGCTTCGGCCGAGGGTGGGTCCGGTCTACGCCACTGCGCGATCGGCGCCGCCCGCATTCGACTCCGCTGCCGCAGCGCTGGGTTGGCTCAGGCTCGAACGAGAGAATCTGTCCGTCGTATTGGAACAAGCCGTCCAACATGAGTGGTTCGAGTTGGCCTGGCAATTGAGCGAGTCTTTGTGGGGGCTGTTCCTGCACTCGCGTCGTGCCGAGGAATCACTGGCGGCGATCAGGCTGGGGATCGACGCTGCACGCAGATGTGGCCATGTCTTGGGCGAGGCCACCTTGATGGGGCAGGAAGTGTTCGTCCTTCTTGAGATCGGCTCGACGGACGCAGCCCTCCAGTCCGGTACCGAGGCGTTGACGCTCGCCCATCGGGTGGGCGATCGGCAGCTCGAAGCCAGCGCCCTCGCCCATCTCGGCGAAGCTGCTCGGAAGCGTTGCCATTTCACCGACGCGCTGGATTATCTACGTCGTTCTCTGGACTTGGAGGAAGGCCCCGGTGCTACCCGAGGCGCAGCATTTCGTCACCGTTCGATCGCGCGAGTCCTGCTCGACCTGGACCGCGTCGACGAGGCGATCGAGGAGTTCGAATGTGCCCGTCGGTTGCTGACAGCGATCCCTGATCAGGTAGGCGCGGCTCGGATAGCGATGTTTCTCGGCGGTGCCCGCTTGCGTGCAGGTCGCCCAACCGAGGCCGAGTCAGCGTTGGCCGAGGCATTGACGGTGATGGAGTCGGGCGGTTCACCGTTCTATCAAGCCGAGGCACACCGGGGCCTTGGCGAGGTCGCCGAGTACCGAGGTGACCAAGCCAAGGCCGAGCACCACTACCGGCGCGCCCTTGATCTGTATGGCGGGGCTCGGATGTCACCGAAGTCGGAGATCGTGCAGGCCGCTCTGGAACGACTTCGGGTCGCCGATATCGACGCAGTGGGCGAGTCTCCCGGCCCGGACACACCGGGTAGCAGTCCTACCGACATCCTGTGA
- the cas6e gene encoding type I-E CRISPR-associated protein Cas6/Cse3/CasE has protein sequence MTSRSFRRDLANVHEMHRTVMSAYPDITADTPARAHCGVLWRLDERERGFVIFVQSRVEPKWAGLPDGYVIKEPEVGPLEPYLPTIEPGRKLGFRLVANPTRAVFPEGSVPGNRGRGKPVPVRMPAEQLDWLARKGEQHGFVLPLGRNGEADIAPAPRPKLTGRSDKNTITVEPVRFDGHLVVTDADSMRAAVFEGIGRAKSYGCGLLSLRPVRATT, from the coding sequence GTGACCTCGCGGAGCTTCCGCCGGGACTTGGCCAACGTCCACGAGATGCATCGCACCGTGATGTCGGCCTACCCGGACATCACGGCGGACACCCCTGCCCGCGCGCACTGCGGGGTGCTGTGGCGGCTCGACGAGCGGGAACGCGGTTTCGTGATCTTCGTGCAGAGCCGAGTGGAACCGAAATGGGCGGGCCTGCCGGATGGCTACGTCATCAAAGAACCGGAGGTCGGACCCTTGGAGCCGTACCTCCCGACGATCGAGCCCGGCCGCAAACTCGGATTTCGATTGGTGGCCAATCCGACCCGTGCGGTCTTCCCGGAAGGATCGGTGCCGGGCAATCGGGGCCGGGGCAAGCCGGTGCCGGTCAGGATGCCCGCTGAACAGCTGGACTGGTTGGCGCGCAAGGGCGAGCAGCACGGTTTCGTGCTGCCGCTAGGCAGGAATGGGGAGGCCGATATCGCACCCGCACCTCGTCCGAAGCTGACCGGCCGATCGGACAAGAACACGATCACGGTCGAGCCGGTCCGCTTCGACGGTCATCTCGTCGTGACCGACGCCGATTCGATGCGGGCAGCGGTGTTCGAGGGGATCGGCCGCGCCAAGTCCTATGGCTGCGGTCTGCTCAGCCTCCGGCCGGTCCGCGCGACGACGTGA
- the casA gene encoding type I-E CRISPR-associated protein Cse1/CasA, producing MTFDLISEIWLPVVTENGTTREVGLAELLGSAQDFRRLVGSSPTMTAALHRLVFAVMHHVFRPTSDEEWAQLWQRPDLRTDAVTKFFHEERDSFDLFHPDRPFMQSKSLAEVEPAGIARLVPFRASGNNVTLFDHTTAADRLTLTPAEAARWLVTLQCYDPGGMKSGAYRNAPRSSKRAPINDFGCVVVEGGTLKETLLLNLLRYDPARDEPSMTGVDDRPNWQDPGSTAATPNARTPRGWLDLLTWPSRRVLLRASTEQSDAESGHPLVDGVVITPGTELRPVAEDHEHDWMAALRIPITKGPRKTGKKKPIMPPRVPVRLEEQRGVWRHAEELLLGAQQHNDQSRRRRPAALDQIAERAEHNLIPADAVFTLRVYGQQLDDKQAIVHNWQEESVPAPVALLREKSARLRLSRVVGLSCRLADDVGFLVRQLDRGYRADFNASPPPTLEVSYWPHLTAPFHTFVRDLGKAMEMENNGAGEKAAVDKWGRAVRGIAADAADRWVFGAARSSARALSMAGKHDIVFRAELSRVLKLFSDEVDRSL from the coding sequence TTGACCTTTGATCTGATCAGTGAGATATGGTTGCCTGTCGTCACTGAGAATGGCACTACCCGAGAGGTCGGTCTGGCGGAGCTACTCGGCTCTGCGCAAGATTTCCGCAGGCTCGTCGGTTCATCACCGACGATGACCGCCGCGTTGCACCGATTGGTTTTCGCGGTGATGCATCATGTGTTCCGGCCTACCAGCGACGAGGAATGGGCACAACTGTGGCAGCGCCCCGACCTGCGCACCGATGCGGTGACGAAATTCTTCCATGAGGAACGGGACTCCTTCGACCTGTTCCATCCCGACCGGCCGTTTATGCAGAGTAAGAGTCTGGCCGAGGTCGAACCGGCTGGCATCGCACGGCTCGTTCCCTTTCGTGCCAGCGGAAACAACGTCACCCTCTTCGATCACACCACGGCGGCGGACCGGCTTACCTTGACTCCGGCCGAGGCAGCTCGCTGGTTGGTGACCTTGCAGTGCTATGACCCAGGCGGCATGAAATCCGGGGCTTATCGAAATGCGCCGAGGTCCTCGAAACGTGCGCCCATCAACGACTTTGGCTGCGTTGTGGTGGAGGGCGGAACCCTGAAGGAGACTCTGCTGCTCAACCTTCTGCGCTACGACCCGGCGCGCGACGAACCCTCGATGACCGGCGTCGACGATCGACCGAATTGGCAGGACCCCGGATCGACGGCAGCAACTCCCAACGCGCGCACGCCTCGTGGTTGGCTGGACCTGTTGACGTGGCCATCGCGGCGGGTGTTGTTGCGTGCCAGCACCGAGCAGTCGGATGCCGAGTCGGGGCATCCGTTGGTCGACGGCGTGGTGATCACGCCGGGCACGGAGTTGCGCCCGGTCGCCGAGGACCACGAGCACGACTGGATGGCAGCCCTGCGTATCCCGATCACCAAGGGACCTAGGAAGACCGGCAAGAAGAAGCCGATCATGCCACCTCGGGTCCCGGTGCGGTTGGAAGAGCAGCGCGGTGTCTGGCGGCACGCCGAAGAATTGCTGTTGGGCGCCCAACAGCACAACGATCAGAGCAGACGACGTCGTCCCGCCGCATTGGACCAGATCGCCGAGCGAGCAGAGCACAACCTGATTCCCGCTGATGCTGTTTTCACACTTCGCGTCTATGGCCAGCAACTCGACGACAAGCAGGCCATCGTGCACAACTGGCAGGAGGAGTCGGTCCCCGCTCCGGTGGCCCTCCTGCGGGAGAAGTCCGCGCGATTGCGACTCAGTCGGGTGGTAGGGCTCTCATGCAGGTTGGCGGATGATGTGGGCTTCCTGGTGCGTCAGCTGGACCGGGGGTACCGGGCGGATTTCAACGCTTCGCCGCCGCCAACGCTGGAAGTGTCCTACTGGCCGCACCTGACCGCGCCATTCCACACCTTCGTCCGTGACTTGGGCAAGGCGATGGAGATGGAGAACAACGGGGCGGGCGAGAAGGCGGCGGTTGACAAATGGGGCCGTGCGGTACGTGGTATCGCCGCTGACGCTGCGGACCGCTGGGTGTTCGGCGCAGCGCGATCCAGTGCTCGGGCGCTGTCGATGGCCGGGAAACACGACATCGTGTTCCGTGCGGAGCTCAGCCGAGTGCTCAAGCTGTTTAGTGACGAAGTCGATCGGTCGTTGTAG
- the casB gene encoding type I-E CRISPR-associated protein Cse2/CasB — translation MSTDSIGIRPSSSRKEFTNSLYLLYFKLNSGNDHLVSDARRVLAALRRSLTGPEQASAAYQLVFDAKPAEKDEEAFLLVGGLFGIHPQPRMSSAYKARRTLGAAMRSLNAEKYGTADRRFEQLLGMNRRNLPHYLRQTVRLLSTKKVSLDYGLLLDDVIVLLGERTDEAERRRVRLAWARDYHRRPSNTADGESDESPAGEPTTDSSDTEN, via the coding sequence GTGAGTACGGATTCGATCGGTATCCGGCCATCCAGCAGTCGGAAAGAATTCACCAATTCTCTCTATTTGTTGTATTTCAAGCTGAACAGCGGAAACGACCATCTGGTGTCGGATGCACGGCGGGTGCTCGCGGCGTTGCGGCGAAGCTTGACCGGCCCCGAGCAGGCATCTGCTGCGTACCAGTTGGTCTTCGATGCGAAACCCGCCGAAAAGGACGAGGAGGCATTCCTTCTTGTCGGCGGACTGTTCGGTATCCATCCGCAGCCGCGAATGTCCAGTGCCTATAAGGCTCGGCGCACGCTGGGTGCTGCCATGCGCAGCCTCAATGCCGAGAAATATGGCACGGCAGATCGACGCTTCGAGCAACTGTTGGGAATGAACCGGCGCAACCTTCCGCACTATCTTCGCCAGACGGTGCGATTGTTGAGTACCAAGAAGGTTTCGCTCGACTATGGACTGCTCTTGGACGACGTGATCGTCCTGCTGGGTGAGCGCACCGATGAGGCGGAGCGACGCCGAGTTCGCCTCGCCTGGGCCCGTGACTATCACCGACGCCCGAGCAACACGGCCGACGGAGAGTCGGACGAGTCCCCCGCTGGCGAGCCCACCACTGACTCTAGCGACACGGAGAACTGA
- the cas5e gene encoding type I-E CRISPR-associated protein Cas5/CasD: MTLSLALCFDAPMQSWGTRSAHIKRDTAREPTKSGVVGLLASALGVSRDDDEKVAALAELKLGVRVDREGLVEVDYQTAQNVPNTAGGGHRTVVSHRYYLSDALFLVVLGASTLRQEALLRRVEIALRVPEWPLYFGRKAFVPARPLLRDASSDALSGWGLSDRPVCEVLHAHPWLETGPSREAVARRFRGSREPIPPPPLRAVQDCATTDQRAEIRPDHPLSFRRGNRRFASRSFKTIDIEFTEELLMAGGARVPEQIDC; this comes from the coding sequence GTGACCCTCTCATTGGCGCTGTGTTTCGACGCCCCCATGCAGTCGTGGGGCACCCGGTCCGCACACATTAAACGGGACACCGCCAGGGAACCGACGAAGTCCGGGGTGGTCGGCCTGCTGGCCAGCGCGTTGGGGGTGAGCCGCGACGACGACGAGAAGGTCGCCGCGCTCGCCGAGCTGAAGCTTGGGGTTCGTGTGGATCGGGAAGGCCTGGTGGAGGTCGACTACCAGACCGCGCAGAACGTCCCGAATACGGCAGGTGGTGGGCATCGGACGGTGGTTAGCCATCGGTACTACCTGTCGGATGCGCTGTTCCTCGTCGTCCTGGGCGCGTCGACATTGCGGCAGGAAGCATTGTTGCGGCGGGTGGAGATCGCGCTGCGGGTGCCAGAGTGGCCGCTCTACTTCGGACGCAAGGCGTTCGTACCTGCTCGGCCGCTGTTGCGGGATGCGAGTTCGGACGCGTTGTCGGGTTGGGGGCTGTCGGATCGGCCGGTCTGCGAGGTGCTGCACGCCCATCCCTGGCTGGAGACCGGACCGAGTCGTGAGGCCGTCGCCCGACGCTTCCGGGGCAGCCGTGAACCCATCCCACCGCCGCCGTTGAGAGCGGTGCAGGACTGCGCGACCACCGACCAGCGGGCGGAGATCCGCCCCGACCACCCGCTGTCGTTCCGGCGGGGAAACCGGCGCTTCGCCAGCCGTAGCTTCAAGACCATCGACATCGAGTTCACCGAGGAACTGCTCATGGCGGGAGGCGCTCGTGTTCCTGAGCAGATTGACTGTTGA